One Pantoea trifolii DNA segment encodes these proteins:
- a CDS encoding DUF4123 domain-containing protein gives MTDMNNGWLKQATALCATAGQDYLDVLVDQAGTAQPLQQALNQINPPLRWFELFENTPEAATPEYSPLVMRLHFNVSSHQRWLEQLIEHFSTTPRLTLLISPLAFDLLSSHLQALSQVHWEEQTGLLRYYDNRVFPSLLEHVLTPEQQAAFTDIALFWSWRNRDDEMVWKTGTWNPGRHLADAPEMNRVSDAQVELMGCISDAEMLMKEQATSTLSREAHFTDCLAIAMRASKSGYVGDLADFRD, from the coding sequence ATGACGGACATGAATAATGGATGGTTGAAACAGGCCACCGCGCTTTGCGCAACTGCCGGTCAGGATTATCTCGATGTGCTGGTTGATCAGGCGGGCACAGCACAGCCGCTGCAGCAGGCACTGAACCAGATTAACCCGCCGTTACGCTGGTTTGAGCTGTTTGAAAATACGCCGGAAGCGGCAACGCCAGAGTATTCACCGCTGGTGATGCGATTGCATTTTAACGTCAGCAGCCACCAGCGCTGGCTGGAACAGCTGATTGAGCACTTTTCCACGACGCCGCGTTTGACCTTGCTGATATCGCCACTGGCATTCGACCTGCTGAGTAGCCATTTGCAGGCTCTTTCACAGGTTCACTGGGAAGAACAAACCGGCTTACTGCGCTACTACGATAATCGCGTATTTCCCTCGTTACTTGAGCATGTCCTGACGCCAGAGCAGCAGGCGGCATTCACTGATATTGCGCTGTTCTGGAGCTGGCGGAATCGTGATGACGAGATGGTGTGGAAAACCGGAACCTGGAACCCGGGCCGACATCTTGCTGATGCCCCGGAAATGAATCGTGTAAGCGATGCGCAGGTTGAGCTGATGGGATGTATCAGTGATGCCGAGATGTTGATGAAGGAGCAGGCAACTTCAACTCTTTCGCGAGAAGCACATTTTACAGATTGTTTGGCAATTGCAATGCGGGCAAGCAAGTCTGGCTACGTTGGTGATTTGGCTGATTTTAGGGATTGA
- a CDS encoding DUF3304 domain-containing protein, producing the protein MKKIAVSCSLLILLMMAGCSQANSDDGYTAGELRAVNHVEGQGINGFSVNGYHVPGLGGGYCCIMLPEKWTPDFKVRVDWEVDPHTAPSPPSYKDWDNYLVWEKQLKSSFKQHNAIVNIPQYGKERCGLTVHFLPCNKVKVTTACSGYGTSGYPIKETINMKEPATCPVK; encoded by the coding sequence ATGAAAAAAATTGCGGTTAGTTGCTCACTACTGATTTTATTGATGATGGCTGGTTGCTCGCAGGCAAACAGTGATGATGGCTATACAGCTGGCGAGCTTCGTGCAGTCAACCATGTCGAGGGACAAGGTATAAATGGTTTTTCAGTGAATGGATATCACGTTCCAGGTTTAGGCGGGGGATATTGCTGCATCATGCTTCCTGAAAAATGGACGCCTGATTTTAAAGTTCGGGTTGATTGGGAAGTTGATCCTCATACTGCACCATCACCACCCAGTTATAAAGATTGGGACAATTATTTAGTTTGGGAGAAACAACTTAAAAGCAGTTTTAAGCAACATAACGCCATCGTTAATATTCCGCAGTATGGCAAGGAACGCTGTGGACTAACTGTGCACTTTTTGCCCTGCAATAAGGTTAAGGTGACAACCGCATGCTCTGGATACGGTACATCTGGCTATCCGATTAAAGAGACTATTAACATGAAGGAGCCTGCGACATGTCCCGTGAAATGA